Proteins from a genomic interval of Scomber scombrus chromosome 11, fScoSco1.1, whole genome shotgun sequence:
- the LOC133990788 gene encoding sodium- and chloride-dependent GABA transporter 2-like, producing the protein MLYTAMYYIVILAWAFLYLFSSFHTVLPWASCNNTWNTGNCIDSGQNYSFHENATSSVNEFWQIRILGLSAGLETLGGLRWDLVGCLLLSWIICYFCIWKGVKTSGKVIYFTATFPYVMLVILLIRGLTLPGAANGIRFYISPNVTRLADPQVWLDAGSQILFSYCVCSGCLVSLGSYNKYNNNCYKDTFFLCLLNSLTSFVAGFAVFSVLGFMSYELGVDISTVAESGPGLAFIAYPRAIAMMPLPQLWAAFFFIMIIFLGLDSEFVYLEGLVTSISDMYPSFFFTGHRRKILLLIICVVSFIIGLFMVTEGGLYVFLLFDYYACSGMPIMFFGILEAVCVGWIFGADHYYDKIEEMIGYRPLSYMKYCWKFVSPSFFAGIVIVSLVKFTPLKYNNTYQYPWWGYAAGICLALSSVLLTPLWIVYSMARTPGTIRERLKTLCTPAADLCNLSPKTLSPQAPLFNEELCVLNMDKKP; encoded by the exons ATGCTTTACACTGCAATGTATTACATTGTCATCCTGGCTTGGGCCTTCCTCtatctcttctcttccttccacaCTGTCCTCCCCTGGGCCAGCTGCAACAACACATGGAATACAG GGAACTGCATTGATAGTGGTcaaaattattcatttcatgAAAATGCAACATCTTCAGTCAACGAGTTCTGGCA AATTAGAATCCTGGGTTTATCTGCAGGACTGGAGACTTTAGGTGGTTTGCGCTGGGATCTGGTTGGGTGTCTTCTGCTGAGCTGGATCATCTGTTACTTCTGTATCTGGAAAGGAGTCAAAACTTCAGGAAAA GTTATTTACTTTACAGCCACTTTTCCCTATGTGATGTTGGTTATATTGCTGATCCGTGGTTTGACATTACCAGGAGCTGCAAATGGTATTCGATTTTACATCTCTCCTAATGTGACACGCCTGGCTGATCCTCAG GTATGGCTGGATGCTGGGAGCCAGATATTATTCTCCTATTGTGTGTGTTCCGGCTGTTTGGTATCTTTGGGAAGttacaacaaatacaacaacaactgCTACAA agacaccttttttttgtgcttgctGAACAGTTTAACCAGTTTTGTTGCTGGGTTTGCAGTCTTCTCTGTTCTTGGCTTCATGTCATATGAATTGGGAGTTGACATCTCAACTGTGGCTGAATCAG GTCCTGGCTTGGCATTCATTGCCTACCCTCGAGCAATCGCCATGATGCCTTTACCTCAACTCTGGGCTGCGTTCTTCTTCATTATGATTATCTTCCTGGGACTGGACAGTGAG TTTGTGTATCTGGAAGGTCTGGTGACATCCATATCAGATATGTATCCATCCTTCTTTTTCACTGGTCATCGACGTAAAATTCTTCTGTTGAtcatctgtgttgtttccttCATCATTGGCCTGTTTATGGTGACTGAG GGAGGACTTTATGTATTCCTGCTGTTTGACTACTATGCTTGCAGTGGGATGCCGATAATGTTTTTTGGcatcttggaagctgtttgTGTCGGATGGATATTTG GTGCTGATCATTATTATGACAAAATAGAGGAAATGATTGGCTACCGGCCTTTGTCTTACATGAAATACTGCTGGAAGTTTGTCTCACCATCTTTTTTTGct gGCATAGTGATCGTCTCTCTGGTCAAGTTCACGCCTCTGAAATACAACAACACCTACCAGTACCCCTGGTGGGGCTATGCTGCTGGGATATGTCTGGCTCTCTCTTCAGTCCTTTTGACTCCTCTGTGGATTGTCTACAGCATGGCAAGAACTCCAGGAACAATACGAGAG AGGCTGAAAACTTTGTGCACTCCAGCAGCGGACCTGTGTAATCTATCACCAAAGACTCTTTCCCCTCAAGCACCTCTTTTTAATGAAGAGCTGTGTGTCTTGAACATGGATAAAAAACCCTAA
- the gng12a gene encoding guanine nucleotide-binding protein G(I)/G(S)/G(O) subunit gamma-12a gives MSSKAHSSNNIAHARRTVQQLRIEASIERIKVSKASADLMNYCSEHARNDPLLMGIPASDNPFKDKKPCNIL, from the exons ATGTCTTCGAAGGCTCACAGTTCCAACAACATCGCCCATGCTCGGCGGACGGTGCAGCAGCTGAGGATAGAGGCAAGCATTGAGAGGATAAAG GTTTCCAAGGCCTCTGCGGACCTTATGAACTACTGCAGCGAACACGCCAGGAACGATCCTCTCCTTATGGGCATTCCAGCTTCAGACAATCCCTTCAAGGACAAAAAACCCTGCAATATATTGTAG
- the gadd45aa gene encoding growth arrest and DNA-damage-inducible, alpha, a, which yields MYNMTFEELSGDYSQERMDSVAKALEEVLTSALPQGCITVGVYEAAKSLNVDPDNVVLCILATDDEDVKDVALQIHFTLIQAFCCENDINILRVNNTRRLAEILGGGGGGKQSGGEPMDLHCVLVTSPHSSSWKDPALSKVNLFCRESRCMDQWVPIINLPER from the exons ATGTACAACATGACATTTGAGGAACTAAGTGGGGATTATTCTCAAGAAAG AATGGATTCAGTGGCGAAAGCTTTGGAAGAAGTCCTCACCTCTGCGTTACCTCAGGGCTGTATTACAGTTGGTGTCTACGAGGCAGCCAAATCCCTCAATGT AGACCCTGATAATGTGGTTTTGTGCATCCTGGCCACTGATGACGAAGATGTGAAAGATGTGGCCCTGCAGATCCACTTCACGCTCATTCAGGCTTTCTGCTGCGAGAATGACATCAACATCCTGAGAGTCAACAACACCCGGCGCCTGGCAGAAATATTGGGTGGCGGAGGAGGTGGAAAACAGAGCGGGGGTGAACCTATGGACCTACATTGTGTGCTTGTCACT AGCCCACATTCCTCATCATGGAAGGACCCTGCTTTGAGCAAAGTGAACCTCTTCTGCAGAGAGAGCCGATGTATGGACCAGTGGGTACCCATCATCAACCTGCCCGAGCGATGA